One part of the Prunus persica cultivar Lovell chromosome G5, Prunus_persica_NCBIv2, whole genome shotgun sequence genome encodes these proteins:
- the LOC18775958 gene encoding probable ADP-ribosylation factor GTPase-activating protein AGD8 — protein sequence MASEIFNDKNAVFRKLKAKSENKMCFDCNAKNPTWASVTYGIFLCIDCSAAHRSLGVHISFVRSTNLDSWTPEQLKTMSFGGNNRAQVFFKQHGWTDGGKIEAKYTSRAADLYRQMLSKEVAKSMAEEAGLPSSPVASQSGQASNGLPDVKTSEAPKETSLARKETPEVSAPPKAPHTFVTSTVKKPLGAKKTGKTGGLGARKLTTKSSESLYDQKPEEPVIPVPSSTNSTPTTAGSSFVSRFEYVEIIQNPETNPNGAHVISHIAPPKSSNFFADFGMDSNFPKRTSSNSSKVQIQETDEARKKFTNAKSISSAQFFGDQNKSADVDAQASLQKFSGSAAISSADLFGDRDDNLPLDLTASDLINRLSFQAQQDISSLKNIAGETGKKLSSLASNLMTDLQDRIL from the exons ATGGCGTCCGAAATCTTCAATGACAAGAACGCTGTTTTCAGAAAACTGAAAGCAAAGTCAGAAAACaag ATGTGTTTCGATTGCAATGCAAAGAACCCAACTTGGGCCTCGGTTACATATGGGATCTTTCTCTGCATCGATTGCTCGGCCGCTCACCGCAGTCTCGGCGTTCACATCAGCTTTGTTAG ATCCACAAATTTAGACTCATGGACTCCTGAACAGCTTAAAACGATGAGCTTCGGTGGAAACAACCGCGCACAGGTTTTCTTTAAGCAGCATGGATGGACGGATGGAGGCAAAATTGAGGCAAAATATACATCAAGAGCTGCCGATTTATACAGGCAGATGCTTTCTAAAGAAGTTGCCAAAAGTATGGCAGAAGAGGCAGGTCTTCCGTCATCACCTGTTGCATCTCAGTCAGGACAAGCATCTAACGGGCTTCCTGATGTCAAGACCAGTGAAGCTCCAAAAGAAACATCTTTAGCAAGGAAAGAAACCCCTGAAGTCTCTGCTCCCCCGAAAGCCCCCCATACATTTGTTACCAGTACTGTCAAGAAGCCTCTTGGTGCTAAGAAAACTGGGAAGACTGGGGGGCTTGGTGCTCGCAAACTTACTACAAAG TCAAGTGAAAGCCTGTACGATCAGAAACCTGAAGAACCTGTTATACCAGTGCCTTCCTCAACTAACAGCACTCCAACAACAGCTGGCTCGTCCTTTGTGTCTCGTTTTGAGTATGTAGAAATTATCCAAAATCCTGAGACGAATCCCAATGGCGCTCATGTAATTAGTCATATTGCTCCACCAAAGTCGTCAAATTTCTTTGCGGATTTTGGAATGGACAGTAATTTTCCCAAGAGAACTAGTTCAAATTCCTCCAAAGTTCAA ATTCAGGAAACTGATGAAGCAAGGAAGAAATTCACAAATGCAAAATCTATCTCTTCCGCACAATTTTTTGGTGATCAGAACAAATCTGCTGATGTTGATGCTCAAGCCTCCTTGCAGAAGTTCTCG GGTTCCGCTGCCATCTCAAGTGCTGATCTATTTGGCGACAGGGATGATAATTTGCCCCTTGATCTTACGGCAAGTGACCTTATCAACCGACTGTCTTTTCAG GCACAACAGGATATCTCTTCCCTAAAAAACATTGCTGGAGAGACCGGGAAGAAGCTTAGCTCCTTGGCATCCAATTTAATGACGGATCTTCAGGACAGAATCCTCTAA